The following DNA comes from Mycobacteroides immunogenum.
CCGGCCGATGCCAGCGTCCCGTACCAGCTGCGCGAGGGTCACGAGACCGTCCGTCGCTGGGGTGAGCGATACCACGGCCGCAATTCGTTTATCTTGTGCCGCAACGGCAACGACATGACCGGCCGAGTACGAGATGCCCCACAGCACAACACGCTCTGCATCCACACCGGGCAGGTGCCGCGCCGCCCCGATGGCGGCGTGATAGTCCTGCCGTTGGCGGCGGTACGAAATATCCTGGCGGATTTCACCGTCGGACTCACCAAAACCCCGGTAGTCGATGACGAGCACATCCATTCCCGCCTCGGCAAATGCCTCGGCATATCCGAGTAGCCCAGTGTCGCGGGTGCCTGAGAATCCGTGCGCCATGACCACACAGGGCCTGCCCCTCGCGCTGGTTAAAGAATCGCTCTCGGCGCCGACATGCCATGCAGCACAGCGTGTGCCGTGGCTGGTGAAATTCAGTTCTCTCAACATTTCGATCTCCGATCAGGGCTGTGGTTGGGCTGACGTCACGGGCGCAAATCGCAGGGCGACGTCTTCAATGGGCCCATGTCGTAGCCGCTCAACATCGCTCTCATACGCGTGTGCCACGGTCCATGGGCCGCGGTCCCCGGCCTTGGGGAACTGCGCGATCCCGCGTTGGACATAACCCGCGCTCAGATCCATGAACGGTCCACGACCTATCGGCCGGCCATCCAGCACAGGAGTCACAACCCCGTATCCATGACAGTCCATGTGGTCAAGCAATCTGCAGAAGTGTTCGCAGACGAGATCAACCTTAAGAGTCCACGATAGGTTCGTATACCCGGCCGCGAACACGAAGTTCGGCACACCGGACAGCATCATGGACTTGAAAGTCGTTGTATCAGCCAGATTTACCGGCGATTCGTCCACGGCGTAGCGGACCTTGCCCATCGGGGACATGTTCAGCCCGGTTGCGGTGACGATGATATCGGCGATCAGCTCCTGGCCCGACTTCAGCAGGATCCCTCGCTCGGTGAATCGCTCGATTCGGTCGGTGACCACCGAAGCCCTACCCGACGAGATCGACTTGAACAGATCGCCGTCGGGCACCATGCACAGGCGTTGCTCCCACGGGCTATAGCGGGGCGAGAAATGAGTGTCGACGTCGAAACCCTTGGGAAGCTGCCGGCGCACATTGGCGATCAACAGCTTTCGCATCAGCCAAGGAGCCCGTACACACGCCTTGTAGACCCCGCGGCTCAGCGCAATGTTCTTGCGGCGGATCACCCGGTGGGCGCGACCGTGTCCCAGCAGTCTGTTGGCGACGTTGGCGAAGGGATCCGACGCCGGGATCGACGCCACATAGCTGGGCGAGCGCTGCAGCATCGTGACATGCGCAGCGGCACCTGACATTGCCGGGATCAAAGTGACAGCCGTAGCGCCACTACCTATCACGATGACACGCTTACCCGAGTAGTCCAGGCCTGTCGGCCAATGCTGCGGATGAATGACATCGCCACGGAAGTTTTCCTCACCCTTGAACTCGGGGGTGTACCCGGCGTCGTAGTCGTAATACCCGGTGCCCGAGAACAGAAATCGCGCGGAGAACCGCTCCACCTCCCCGGTGCCGGTGTGCTGTGCTGTCGCCACCCACCGACCGCTATTCGAGTCGAACTCGGCGCTCAACACCCGACGACCGAAACGAATGTGCGGTGCCAGCGCGCTATCGGTGACAACTTGCCGCAGGTAGTCCAGAATCAGATGCCCATCGGCGATGGCCTGCCGGTGTGTCCATGGCCGGAACCCGTAGCCGAAGGTGGGCATGTCCGAATCCGACCGGATTCCCGGATATTGAAACAAGTTCCACGTGCCACCGATTGCATCCTGAGCGTCTAGCACTACGAAGGAATCTCCCGGTCGATGAGTCTTGAGGTGATAGGCCGCCCCGATGCCCGAGATTCCGGCGCCGACGATCAGCACATCGACCTGTTGAATGGTGGTCATTTACTTGTTCCCCGGGAAGAATGACAACGGCTATTAGTAGCCGCGGCGGCTGAGTTGATCGGACACTCTGTCGGCTGCCCAAAGGGCGCGTACTGCCAGGGGGCTGTATGGCAGGTTCGGGGGAAACCAGGTTCGATTTGTCCAGACCGCTTCCAAATCCTCAGGCGACCTACCATCGATAAGACGATCGGCCAGCAACGAACCCAGGTACGGCGCTTGCGTCAATCCGTAACCGTTGCAGCCCAGGGCGTACAGAATGCGCGGATCGGACTGCCCCGCGACGGGCAGGAACGACGGGGTCATGGCAACCCAGCCGCCCCAGGTGCGCCGCGGCGCGATATCACGTAGCGAAGGGAACCGGTCGCGGAATCCGCGCAGCAGGTCCTTCACGATCTCCGGTTCAGGTGCGCGCACTCCCACCGGTCCCTGCGCGGACTGCACCTGTCGAGTGCCGAACACGATGGTGTTGTGAGGGGTTGGCCGGAAGTTGGATACCACACTGCTGTTGGTGGTGAACCCAGCACCGCTGGTCCAGCCGGTATCCGCAATGCGCTCGGGATCGATGGGCTCTGTCTCGGCTACCGATACCCACAGGGGTGTGGCAAGACGGGGCGGGGCAAAGGGCAGATCTTGAGAATAGGCGTTGGTCGCCAACAGAACCCGCCCGGCGCGAATCTGACCGTGGGGGACACCGACGACAAGGCCGGCACCGCTGGACTGCACCGAGAGCACCGGCGTGTGCTCGTAAACCGTTGCGCCGGAATTCAAAAGCGCCTGCCGCACCCCGAGGGTGTACTTGCCGGGATTGACCAGACCGCCGCCCGGTTCCAGCACGCCTCCCAAGAATCCGTGCGGCAGGCCGAATTCTCGGCCGTCCACGTATTCGGCTTTCGAACCGGCGGCCCGCAGGATCTCGGCGGCCTTCTTGGCGCTGCGGACCTCGCGCTCCGATGAGCTGACCATCGCCACGTTGCCGGTGCGCTGGTAGTCACACTCGATGCCCAGACGCTCGATCAGGCCATCGACATATTCCAAGGCTCCTTCGCCAAAGCGGACAATGCTCGGCAGCCGACGCGGATGCAACAACTTCAACAAGCGCGGATCGCCACCCAGAGCATCGGACAGGTGCCCGCCGTTGCGTGAGCTCGATCCCCAGCCGCAGATCCCAGCTTCCAACACAATGACGTCGGCGCCTCGCTCAGCCAGCCGTAGCCCAGCCGCCATTCCGCCCAACCCGCCGCCGACAATCGCGACATCACAACGGGTCTCGCCCTCCAGTGCGGCGGCCGTGTTGTCCGGTCGTGGCACCCAGCCCGTGTCGAATAGATACTCCATGCCAGCCATCTCAGGCTCCTTTCCTACTCAGGTACTGCGATGTGTTTGGCCCACCGTTTGATCTATGGTCAACGGCGACAGCGGAACTGGTCGCCGGTTGTGGTTATGCAGCGCGCGGTAGGCGTTGTGGTAGACGATCATCTGTAGTCCCCACGTCGTGAGGGCCGCGATGTAGAAGAGGGTCCGGTTCGCGTCGTCACCGGGTATGTCGTAGAAGTCGTATGTCACCGCGACGGCGAAGCCCATGAAGGTGACGATCACGACGCGCACCGCCTGGATCCGCTCACCGACGTTCCACAGCCGAGCGGCGAAATACAGCAAGAAGACCGTGGTGAGAAGGTTCATCGCAACAAGAAAGAGCGCGCCCGTGAGCCCGACGTGGTGGGTGGCGGGGTCCATGGTCCGCAGTGCGTACTCGGTCAGCCCCAGCCCGACCAACCCGGCCAGCGCAAAGACGCCGATATCGACTGCGCGCGAAGGCTTGTACCCATGGGTGACGACCATCAGTCCCAGCACAAGGATCACCGTGATGCCCACCGACCTGGAGAACGCGTCGAAGAAGATCGCGATGTGGAAACTCGTGCTGTCCGGGCGCAGGCCCAGCAGGCCATACATCAGGAAGTTGGTTCCCGATGTAGCGACGATGATCCATTCCAGACCGAGTAGATAGTTCTTGTAGTTGCGGATGAACTTCCACCCGTAGGTAAATCCCGCGTACACCATGAACAGGTCGGCGAGCGCGAACAGTGCGCCTCTGATATCCATCGGACTCCCTGCCTATTGGTGGACGTCGCTGAGCCGGCGCGCGGTAACCGCGGAGCTCGGCGAGACGATGGCCTCGATGACCTCATGTGGTTTCGAGCCACTCGTGGCGGCCAGCGTCGCGTAGAACCGCTCCGGATCGGCCCAGTCCTCCGGAGATAAGACACCCGAGAGCCCACCGATCTCGTCAACCGCCAAGGCCATGAATGCCGCTGTCGCCGAGCCGGTTCCGGCTGCCATGCTGGTCCAGGCCGTACCCGGTCCGCTCACCGCTAGTCGCCGGACCGAAACCACCTTCTCCCCGTCACGCGTGCCGGTCACCCGCACGTAGTTGGTCCCGCGATATTCGGGATGCTTCTTCGCGGCCGCGGTCGCCAGATACTTGAGCACCTCGGTCACGCGGATCTCGCCGCGCCGAATAGTGCCCCAAAGCCCCGCCAACGCGTGCCTCCAGACCTTGAGGGAACCGGTTTGGTCTGTCATCACGTCGTTGACGAAGTCGATTGCCTCGCTCATTTCAATCTTGTTGTGCTGCACCGCAACCGCGATACCTCGCATGATCCCGTTAATCGGAGGCGGATCGAGAGCACCCAACACTCGAATGCGATCGACGCCCGGCCAGCGCCGAGGCATCGTCACCGCCTCCGGGTGCGCACACTCGTAGAACCGATAGCCGTCACCAAAGGAATTGCCGATGTCGAAGACATCCGTCTCCAGGAAGGTCTGGTGAGTGACCACACGCCCGTGCTCCCAGGTCTGGCACGGCCCGGCGAAACCCCGAATCGCGTGATCGAGCACCGCACGTCCGAAGGCCACGGGTCCCTCGTCACCGGTCACCCAGCACACGTCGATTCGCTCGACGGTGTCCATATCACGCAACGCATCGGCCGCCATGACATTCGTCAGGCCGGGTGAGGCCCCGCATCCCACGAAGATCGGTACCCCGGCCTGCCTGGCCTGCACGTCGAGTTCCATCGCCGCCCGCGTGCTGGCCTCGTCGTCGTCGAGATCCAGATAGGGCACCCGCTTCTCGATGCAGGCTTCCATGACGGGCTCCGCGGTGCGGATGTACGGTCCAGCGCCCAGCACGACGAGGGTTGCCCCTTCGATCACCTCGCGCAACGCGCCCTCATCGAAGAGGTCAAGCGAGCCAACCGTCGCCGATCCCGCAGGGAGCTGGGCAACCAGGGCATGCAACGGCTCGGGCCGGATGTCGTACAGCTGCAGCTTCCAGTTCGCGTCGTCGTCCGCGATCCGCGCGAATCGTTCGATCGCGACTCGGCACATATCGCCCGCTGCCCCGATGAAGACGATCCGTTTGGTCTCTCTAGCCATGGCCCGAGCGTACGAACCGCGCGCCTCTCCGCGGTATGGTCGGCGGCCCAGATCTTGTCTGTGAATATGTGCGGTGGCACACTTTCCTCATGAGCAACCGGCCACCGTCACCCGAGGTCATCGAGCTGATGGGCGAAGTGGCCGAAGTCATGCTCGCCGACCTCGATGCTCTCGTCGCCGAGATGAGCGCGGCGGAGGTGGAACTATCTCCGGTGCTGGGCGTCGATGCGTCGGCGATAGCGGATACGTCAGCCAGCAACCACGCGGGTGCGCGCCAACTACTCAGCCTGTTCATCCGGCGCGATACCAACTGGACACTGCGAACCGCATCATTCGAACTGCCGCACGAAATGCTCGACGTGGCCCACACCGTTGCGCGCCGCGGACTGGACCTCGACGTGATCTTCCAGTCGTATCGGTATGCGCAGAATGTGGCCTGGCGCCATTTCATGGCGCACGCAACCCGGATTGCACCCCCCGGACCCGTACTGATGGAGCTACTGCACGTGTCCTCGGAACGGCTGTTCGATTACATCGACTACGCACTCACCAAAGTCATCGCCGCCACCCAGCGTGAACGCGAGGAGATGCTGGGCGGCGCGCTTGCCCGTCGGGCCGAGGCAATCCGACTCGTGCTGGACGACGCACCCATTCACAGTGACCGCGCCAGTGAACGGCTCGGATACCAGCTCAGCCGCTGGCACACCGCGCTGGTGCTGTGGTCGGGGCCGGGCGGCGAGGCACAAGGCGCATTGGAATCGGCCGCCACCGCCCTGGCCCGCGCGGTAGGCGCGCGGCCGCCGCTCACCCACTCTGTCGGAACGTCCGCACTCTGGGCGTGGTTGGGCAGTGACGCCGAACCGGACCTCGCTGCGCTACGCGAGCCAGCCGACAAGATCGCACCGAATATCCGTGTGGCCGTGGGCTCCACGCTGCGGGGGATCGCGGGGTTCCGCCGGTCACACGACCAGGCGCTGACCGTGCAACGACTACTCGCCGAAAACCTCGACGGACCCTCCGTCGGGCTCTACCGCGACCTGGAAGTGACCGCACTCGCGACTGCAGATATCAGTCGCGCAACGGAATTCGTGCAGTCGACACTTGGGAATCTCGCCGAGGACAACCCCGGCGCCGAGCGTCTGCGTGAGACGCTGCGCGTGTTTCTCGACGAGGCCGACAACGCGCCGCGCACCGCAACTCGGCTGCATACGCATCGAAACACCGTGCTGCAGCGCGTTGCCCGCGCCACCGAGCTACTCGGCTTCCCACCCGCGGACCGAAGACTGGCACTGGGGCTCGCCCTTGAGCTCGCCCAGCACCTGGGGCCGCGAGTGCTCGCACCGAATCAGTAGGAACCGTCCGCCAATACCCCGGCGACCTCCCGAGCTGCCGCCGCTCCGGTCTCCAATGCACCTTCCACACCGCCAGCACCCAGCCCGGCAATATCGCTGCCGGCGAAGCGAACTCGGCCACTCACCGCGCGCAGCTGCGCGGCCCCACCCGTCAGGTTCCCCGGCCGATGCCAGATCCAGCCACCCTTGGAGAACTCATCGGCGCCCCAGTTGTGGCTCGCAGTGTCGACCACCTCGATATCGGGGACGAAGACTCTTAGCGCGCGCTGCACGCCCTCGTGATCGTCGGCGTCGATGGCCGACGCGTCCGAGCACAGACACATAATGAGGGTGTCGCCATCATGATAGGAATCGAAGCGCGCGACGTTGATCGGGTTCTGACCGATGGGCGCAACGGTCTGAAACGGCTCGATCTCGCCCTTCGCCCGCACCCAGATCTTCGACGCCAGCACCGGGTTCTTCTGGTCGATCATGGTGCGTGAGGCAAGTGGGACATCCGGGGTGAAGGCGATATCGCCCAAGGTGTTGAGGGGCAGCGCGACGACCGCCGTGCGGGCATCGATCCGCTCGCCGGCGCGAGTGGTCACGGTGACCGAGATCCCGTTGTCCTGCACCGCCGCGACGGGCGTGCTCAGTCGCACCTCGGCACCCGACTCACAGATGAGGCCGTCGTAGAGCTGCTTGATCCCGCCCTCTACCGGCCAAGACCCGATGCTCTCGAAGTACCCCGCCCAGTCCCCGCAGTAGGCAGCGACCAACAGCAGCAGCTGCGCGACGCCTTGCTCGTCGTACGAGTGTGAAAGCGAAGCGAGCACACCTTCGACCACATCCCGCTCATACCTGGACAGACCGGACGAGTCGAACCGTTGCGCCATTGTCTGCTGTTCGATCGGCGAGGTATCCACCGCATTCACTTCGAACGGGGCGGGAAACCACTGGCGCGCATCGGCCGCGACGCGAGCCATCACCGAGGCCGCGGCCTGCCCGAACTCCTCAGCGGATCCGTGGTGCACGCGCCCGTCTGCCAGCCAGTGCACGGTATCGATGTGGTGCGGAAAGTCGAGTTTGAGGCCGTAGTGCTGTAGCTCACGCCAGACGTTCGGCGAGGTCCAGTGCAGGTAAGTGCCGCCGAATTCAATGGGCCGGCCAAAGGCCTCGCCCGTATAAGTACGCCCGCCGACGCGGTCACGCCCCTCCAAAAGCAACACCGAATATCCGCGCGTTCCGAGATCCCGCGCGGCGATGGCACCGGCGAAGCCGGCCCCGATCACCACGACGTCATAGCTGCTAGCCATCGCCTTCTCCCTCGTCGACCTTGTTGGACCGCACTGCGCGGCACATGACCACTCTAACTCGATTTCGATTCGAATTCGAGTTAGAGTGGATCACAGATAGCCCGTACGATCTCGAATCGTGATCGAGAACAATGCTGCACCGACGACGACACGCTCCACCGCGGTACAACGCCGCGGTATCGAGCGGGTTCAGGCGATCCTGGATGCCGCCGAGGATCTGCACAGCACGCAGGGCTACTCGGCCGCCACGCTCAAGGCGATCGGCGAGCGCGCCGGCATTCCCACCGCATCGCTGTATCACTACTTCGCGGACCGGCACCGAGTCGACGCCGCGCTCCTCGAACGTCACTTGACCGCGCTCAACGAAAGCGTGCGGTCAGCGATTCAAGATCACCCTCCGCGCACCCTGCGAGAAGCGGTCGAGGCGAGCGTCAATCCGTTGCTTGCCTACTTCCGGGCGCATCCCAGCCTCGTTCAACTCTGGTTTGTGGGGCGCGACGCGACGAGAGGCCTCTCCCCTTCACCCGATGCGGCATGGGCCGAACAGCTGTGGCGCCTCTTGCTCGATGCGGAGCTGATCCGCGCCGAAACACCAGTGCTTGTCCTCCAGTTGGCTTTTGAAGCCGGCGACCGGCTCTTCGATGTCGCCTTCCAGCGCTCCCCGACCGGGGACGAAGCCATCATCGAAGAGCTACGAGGCATGATCACCGCATACCTGCAGACCTACGCGCCGCAGGCCTAGGCGGGTAGCGCGAAGTACGCCACAGACCCGACCGCCAGCGCCAGGAATACGGCTGGGAACGCGATGTTGTACAGCACCCTGGCGCGGATGTGGACGGCGATGGCGACAACGAAGAACACCACCAAGCCAATTGCCGCCGCAAGACCGAGCACCTTCACACCGGCAAGGCCGATGACAAGGCCCACTACCCCGGCGCCCTCGATCACCGCAAGATACGGAAGCCAGCGTGGCGCCAGCCCCACTTCTCCCGAGTTCTTGAGCACGGCTTCCGCCTTGACCGCCTTGGCAGCCACCTCATATCCATTGGCGATAACGCACAGGACCGTCGCGACCAGCAGGCCGCCTTCGAGTATGGACATCAGCCCTCATACCTTCCCAGCACCGTGAAAGGTTGGGGTGCAACGGGCTCTCCGGCCCAACCCGTGACCTTCGAGCGAAAGTCGAGTGCAGCGGGGATGCCGAGCAGCGGATTGTCTACGCCGTCAGCCAACTGCAGCATAAACACGAAATCGGGACCATCGCCCACCCTGCCCGCGGTGTACGTCATGCCCTCCGGTGCGGCCGCACCCACCGCCGTGAACAGCGCGGCGATGGCACTCTCCACCTCCTGGATCTGTTCCGCCGCTGTGCTGAACCGGACCATCTGTACGCTCATATTTGCCCTCCTATCTAGTCGGATTCGCTAACCTCACCCCTCTTGACGACCGGCATGACGGAAAGGTGACCTCCCCGTGGGTCTCATCGAAAAATTCGACGCGGCACGTCCGCGGCTGCTGTCCATCGCTCACCGCATCCTGGGTTCGCACCACGACGCAGAGGACGCGGTGCAGGCGGCCTGGATTCGCGCCCAGGCCGCAGATCTGGAATCGGTGGATAACCTCGACGGGTGGCTCACCACAGTCACCGCGCGTCTGTGTCTGGATCAGCTCCGCGTCCGCGAGCGCCACGGCGAGATTCCACTCACCGCGGAACACATCCCCGGAACACAGCTGGCCGCAGACGAGGATTTCCTGCGCCGTGAGGAGGTTTCACGGGCGATGCTGGTGGTGCTCGACGAACTCTCCCCCAAGCAGCGCATCGCCTACGTCTTGCACGATCTGTTCGCCGTACCGTTCGAGGACATCGCCGCCGTGCTCGACACCACGGCCGCCTCGGCTAAGAAGCTCGCCAGCCGCGCTCGGATACGGCTCAGCGACGCGGACCCCGAGAGTGCCCGCGAGACCGAGAATCAACTCGAGATCGTGGAGGCCTTCCTGTCGGCGGCCCGCGGCGGCGACATCGAGCGGCTGATCACTCTGATGGCGCCCGATGTAGTCCGCACAGTTGATCGTGCGCTCATCCCCAGCGGCGCCGCCACACTCGTGCGCGGAGCCCGGGCGGTCGCCGAGGAGACACGCTCCTTCATCGAGCGCATTTCGGTGGCAACAGCACTGCTCGTCGACGGACGGCCGGGCGCCGTCATCGCACCGGGCGGCCATCCCCTCGCCGTCATCCACATGGACACCCGAGACGGACTGGTCACGGGAATCAACATCGCCCCATACGCGGCCGGGCGTGTCGAGCTGTCGGTGCCGCAAGGCCAGATCCCGTAGAACCGACCGACGTACTTAGGCGCTGCTGTACTCGACTGCCCAACTGGGACTGCGCTTTTCGAGAAAGGCAAGCATGCCTTCCTTCGCCTCGCCAGAGTTGAACAGGCGAGCCGACATGGCGGCGAGCTCATCTGCCTGCGCGTCGAATGCCGCGCGGCGCGCCTGGGTGGTGACGGGCTTGCACGCGGCAAGGGCCTGCGGCGAGCACAGTCGCAGCTCGTCGAACAGGGCCTCAGCCGCAGCGGTCACATCATCAACCACCTCCGTGATCAAGCCTGCCCGCGCCGCGGTCGCGGCGTCGAACTTCTCACCCGTCAGGTAGTAGCGGCTCACCGCACGTTCGGACATGCGACCCATGGTGGTGAGCGCGATCATTGCCGGTGCCACCCCAATCCGGACTTCGCTGAACGCAAACGAACACGACCGCCCCGTCAGGACGATGTCTGCCGCACCGACCAGCCCCAGCCCGCCCGCACGCACGTGGCCATCGAGGGTGGCGACCACCGGTTTCGGCGCCTCGACGATCGCGCGTAGCAGGGCGATCATCGAGTCCGTCGACTTGACTCCGGACTTCATCTCAGACAGGTCCGCGCCCGCACAAAAGACGGGCCCGGTGTGCGTCAGCTGGATAGCGCGGACGCGCGGGTCCGACGAGGCCTCTGCGAGGCGCTCGCCCAGTTCGGCGGTCAGCTGACGTGAGAGTGCATTGCGGTTGTGCGGTGAGTCCAGCTCTATCCGACCGATGCCCCGGTCCCGTTGATAGTGAACGAGTTCCGCATATACAGCCATGATGGTTCCCTTCCTCAGTACGATTTGGGCAGGCCCAGGCTGTTCTGGGCGACGTAGTTGAGCACCATCTCGCGGCTGACGGGAGCGATGCGGCCGAGCGCGGTCATGCTCAGCATCATGGCCATACCGTGTTCGGCCGCAAGCCCGTTGCCACCCATGGATTGCACGGCTTGCTGATTCGCACGAGCGGCAACCTCAGCTCCCGCAAACCTGGCCATATTGGCCGCCTCGCCAGCCGCCAGATCGTCGCCCGTGTCATAGACGGTGGCAGCCTTCTGCAGCATGAGTTTGGCCAGCTCATGCTCGATCTTGATCTGTGCCAGCGGATGCGCGAGTCCTTGGTGTGCGCCGATGGGCGTGCCCCACACCGAGCGAGTCTTGGTGTATCCGACAGCCTTGTCCAAGAAGTAGCGGGTGACGCCCGCGCTGCCCGCGGCGACCATGAGACGTTCGGGGTTCAGGCCTGCGAAAAGCTGCCACAGCGCTGAATCATGCTCCCCGACAAGGGCATGCGATGGTAGACGTACATCGTCGAGGAACAGCGCGAACTGGTTGTCGGGCAATCCCAGGTCCAGCTCGATGCGATGTCTGACGAGGTTGGGACTGTCCGTGGGCATCAAGAACAGTGCGGGCTTGAGCTTGCCGGTCTTGGCGTCCTCCGTGCGCGCGACAATCAGGACCGCGTCTGCTTGGTCGACACCGGAGATGAATGTCTTACGGCCCGTGAGTAACCAGTCGCTCCCATCCCGGCGAGCCACCGTGGCGATGTTGTGGGAGTTGGTCCCGGCGTCTGGTTCGGTGATACCGAAGGCGATGATCTTCTCGCCGGTGGCCATACCCGGCAACCAGTATGACTTCTGCTCGTCCGTGCCGAACCTCGTGATGATGGTGCCGGCGATCGCGGGCGAGACCACCATCATCAGCAAGCCGCACAGCTGGGCCGAGAGCTCCTCGTAAACGATCGTCAACTCGTACATGCCCGCGCCACCGCCGCCGTACTCCTCGGGAAGGTTTACTCCGAGGAACCCCAGTTGGCCCGCTTCCTGCCACAGTTCACGCAAGGGCTCACGACTACGGCACCGGGGTAGACAATATTCCGGACCGTAGCTCTGCGCCAGTTTGGATACCGCATGGCGCAGTGCGATCTGTTCGTCGGTTTCGCTGAAATCCACTGTTAACAGCTCCCTTTCACTGATTCTCGGTTGATTCGACGACCGCGAGTACGGCGCCCAATTCCATTTGTTGGCCGATCCGAACCGGCAGCTCGGCGACCACGCCCGCGACGGGAGCATTGATCTGGTGCTGCATCTTCATGGCCTCTAACCAGAGGATCGGCTGGCCGGCATCCACCTGATCGCCCGCGCCGACCGCGATCTGAACCACGGTGCCAGGCATCGGAGCAAGCAATGATCCCGGTGCGGCAACACTGCTGGGATCGGGAAAGGGGCTCTCACGATGGAGCATCACCGCACCCAGCGCGGAATCGACACAGCGCAGGTCTCCGTAGCGTGCGACGGAGAAGGCATGGGCCACCCCTGCGACCTCCAAAACCACCTCCGCCGGTGCGGCAGCGACCACCCGTACGTCGTCACGGTCCACCGCGGCAAATCCGTCTCGGCCCGAGAGATAGCAGACCTCGACCGATTTCCCTGCCGCCGAGTAGCACTTGCGGTGCGGCTGGCTGGTGACATTTCGCCAACCCGTGGGCACTCCGGGCTGCACGGACAACACCTCCCGGTTCAGGGTGGCATCGGCCAGCGCGGCCGCCAAGGCCGCCAACGTGTGCGTCTCCGGATCGGCGAGCGGAGCTGAAAGCGTCTCCAACCCGTGCCGATCAAAGAACGCGGTATCGGTGTCCCCCGCCAGGAAGGCCGGGTGCCGCAACACCCGCACCAACAGATCTCTGTTGGTGATCATTCCGTGGATTCGGGCGCGGTGCAGCGCCCGCGCGAGTGCTCGGGCCGCCGCCGGCCGGGTCGGGGCGAACCCGATCACCTTCGCCAGCATCGGGTCGTAATACACACCGACGGCAGACCCGTCCACCACACCCGAATCGAGCCGGATGCCGTATGTAGAATTCTCGAATT
Coding sequences within:
- a CDS encoding alpha/beta hydrolase, with the protein product MLRELNFTSHGTRCAAWHVGAESDSLTSARGRPCVVMAHGFSGTRDTGLLGYAEAFAEAGMDVLVIDYRGFGESDGEIRQDISYRRQRQDYHAAIGAARHLPGVDAERVVLWGISYSAGHVVAVAAQDKRIAAVVSLTPATDGLVTLAQLVRDAGIGRLVRLAGHGLLDVVRVVAGRSPHHLAVVGQPGSTSLMNIPGAEEIYTSLGGPTWRNEVRARVALEVGLNRPTRYAGHLACPVLFQIGANDRVAPPRAARRTARKAGPWARVREYPVDHFDVYDGPWLRSVLDDQLEFLAGVLTPGRIDSDYAKGVGR
- a CDS encoding flavin-containing monooxygenase, encoding MTTIQQVDVLIVGAGISGIGAAYHLKTHRPGDSFVVLDAQDAIGGTWNLFQYPGIRSDSDMPTFGYGFRPWTHRQAIADGHLILDYLRQVVTDSALAPHIRFGRRVLSAEFDSNSGRWVATAQHTGTGEVERFSARFLFSGTGYYDYDAGYTPEFKGEENFRGDVIHPQHWPTGLDYSGKRVIVIGSGATAVTLIPAMSGAAAHVTMLQRSPSYVASIPASDPFANVANRLLGHGRAHRVIRRKNIALSRGVYKACVRAPWLMRKLLIANVRRQLPKGFDVDTHFSPRYSPWEQRLCMVPDGDLFKSISSGRASVVTDRIERFTERGILLKSGQELIADIIVTATGLNMSPMGKVRYAVDESPVNLADTTTFKSMMLSGVPNFVFAAGYTNLSWTLKVDLVCEHFCRLLDHMDCHGYGVVTPVLDGRPIGRGPFMDLSAGYVQRGIAQFPKAGDRGPWTVAHAYESDVERLRHGPIEDVALRFAPVTSAQPQP
- a CDS encoding NAD(P)/FAD-dependent oxidoreductase → MAGMEYLFDTGWVPRPDNTAAALEGETRCDVAIVGGGLGGMAAGLRLAERGADVIVLEAGICGWGSSSRNGGHLSDALGGDPRLLKLLHPRRLPSIVRFGEGALEYVDGLIERLGIECDYQRTGNVAMVSSSEREVRSAKKAAEILRAAGSKAEYVDGREFGLPHGFLGGVLEPGGGLVNPGKYTLGVRQALLNSGATVYEHTPVLSVQSSGAGLVVGVPHGQIRAGRVLLATNAYSQDLPFAPPRLATPLWVSVAETEPIDPERIADTGWTSGAGFTTNSSVVSNFRPTPHNTIVFGTRQVQSAQGPVGVRAPEPEIVKDLLRGFRDRFPSLRDIAPRRTWGGWVAMTPSFLPVAGQSDPRILYALGCNGYGLTQAPYLGSLLADRLIDGRSPEDLEAVWTNRTWFPPNLPYSPLAVRALWAADRVSDQLSRRGY
- a CDS encoding saccharopine dehydrogenase family protein; translated protein: MARETKRIVFIGAAGDMCRVAIERFARIADDDANWKLQLYDIRPEPLHALVAQLPAGSATVGSLDLFDEGALREVIEGATLVVLGAGPYIRTAEPVMEACIEKRVPYLDLDDDEASTRAAMELDVQARQAGVPIFVGCGASPGLTNVMAADALRDMDTVERIDVCWVTGDEGPVAFGRAVLDHAIRGFAGPCQTWEHGRVVTHQTFLETDVFDIGNSFGDGYRFYECAHPEAVTMPRRWPGVDRIRVLGALDPPPINGIMRGIAVAVQHNKIEMSEAIDFVNDVMTDQTGSLKVWRHALAGLWGTIRRGEIRVTEVLKYLATAAAKKHPEYRGTNYVRVTGTRDGEKVVSVRRLAVSGPGTAWTSMAAGTGSATAAFMALAVDEIGGLSGVLSPEDWADPERFYATLAATSGSKPHEVIEAIVSPSSAVTARRLSDVHQ
- a CDS encoding PucR family transcriptional regulator, which encodes MSNRPPSPEVIELMGEVAEVMLADLDALVAEMSAAEVELSPVLGVDASAIADTSASNHAGARQLLSLFIRRDTNWTLRTASFELPHEMLDVAHTVARRGLDLDVIFQSYRYAQNVAWRHFMAHATRIAPPGPVLMELLHVSSERLFDYIDYALTKVIAATQREREEMLGGALARRAEAIRLVLDDAPIHSDRASERLGYQLSRWHTALVLWSGPGGEAQGALESAATALARAVGARPPLTHSVGTSALWAWLGSDAEPDLAALREPADKIAPNIRVAVGSTLRGIAGFRRSHDQALTVQRLLAENLDGPSVGLYRDLEVTALATADISRATEFVQSTLGNLAEDNPGAERLRETLRVFLDEADNAPRTATRLHTHRNTVLQRVARATELLGFPPADRRLALGLALELAQHLGPRVLAPNQ
- a CDS encoding flavin monoamine oxidase family protein, coding for MASSYDVVVIGAGFAGAIAARDLGTRGYSVLLLEGRDRVGGRTYTGEAFGRPIEFGGTYLHWTSPNVWRELQHYGLKLDFPHHIDTVHWLADGRVHHGSAEEFGQAAASVMARVAADARQWFPAPFEVNAVDTSPIEQQTMAQRFDSSGLSRYERDVVEGVLASLSHSYDEQGVAQLLLLVAAYCGDWAGYFESIGSWPVEGGIKQLYDGLICESGAEVRLSTPVAAVQDNGISVTVTTRAGERIDARTAVVALPLNTLGDIAFTPDVPLASRTMIDQKNPVLASKIWVRAKGEIEPFQTVAPIGQNPINVARFDSYHDGDTLIMCLCSDASAIDADDHEGVQRALRVFVPDIEVVDTASHNWGADEFSKGGWIWHRPGNLTGGAAQLRAVSGRVRFAGSDIAGLGAGGVEGALETGAAAAREVAGVLADGSY